A genome region from Penicillium psychrofluorescens genome assembly, chromosome: 3 includes the following:
- a CDS encoding uncharacterized protein (ID:PFLUO_004983-T1.cds;~source:funannotate), whose protein sequence is METINNVVQKATTAIWGEDDTSHQLQSVETHGDEPMSGVQGKGAVNDPFDAGNREDQSDNANSIDEPTPTVDSSAAKKTTTEPSPADNLVSTTTGQPMSSSTEASGGNGGGSSSATEKPPTGGAEQRSAEKPDAQKADAESSHPPSAMADPNLKVSEEALKGPQGPAPHSASEFEKDVNKAPSGKADASGDAPKAGGSSEGRDSPQKHGTMSRMKERLNKVTHLHHSSK, encoded by the exons ATGGAGACCATCAACAACGTGGTGCAAAAGGCCACGACCGCCATCTGGGGCGAGGATGACACCTCTCATCAGCTACAGTCCGTGGAGACACACGGGGACGAACCCATGTCGGGCGTCCAGGGCAAAGGCGCCGTCAACGATCCGTTCGACGCCGGAAACCGCGAAG ATCAATCCGACAACGCAAACTCAATCGACGAACCCACCCCCACGGTAGACAGCTCAGCCGCCAAgaagaccaccaccgagcCCAGCCCAGCGGACAATCTCGTCTCCACCACGACCGGACAACCCATGTCTAGCTCAACAGAAGCAAGCGGCGGCAACGGCGGcggaagcagcagcgccaccgAGAAACCAcccaccggcggcgccgagCAACGCAGCGCCGAGAAACCCGATGCCCAGAAAGCTGATGCCGAGAGCAGCCACCCGCCATCGGCAATGGCTGATCCCAATCTAAAGGTCAGCGAGGAGGCCTTGAAAGGCCCGCAGGGTCCGGCGCCGCATTCGGCATCggagtttgagaaggacgTAAATAAAGCTCCTTCTGGGAAGGCGGATGCGTCGGGTGATGCGCCGA AAGCGGGCGGCTCGTCTGAAGGCAGGGATAGTCCTCAGAAGCACGGTACCATGTCCCGGATGAAGGAGCGTCTGAATAAGGTCACCCATCTGCATCACTCCAGCAAGTGA
- a CDS encoding uncharacterized protein (ID:PFLUO_004982-T1.cds;~source:funannotate), which translates to MADTEDAGTASVSEPLDLVRLSLDETVFVKLRGDRELKGRLHAYDSHCNLVLGDVEETIYVVEEDENEEETTRTIKKQEEMLFVRAQALSEFAEYAEKQQAQRVGQVPRDSGYSTATAEDHAELDILDQLELSDAPRTVKLKEQLLGTNENAEESLQVLAGILHNRIDEGQGETIFDLGLEDGGDSMSLHLAQWETALRRLREAAETIPAYCRVLLTYNVGGSEESRVPHERIKGAWGKVLIRQHAENVEEMGEIRIAVVGNVDAGKSTMLGVLVKGNLDDGRGKARVNLFRHKHEMESGRTSSVGLEIMGFDSRGEIVSSAQGRKLSWEDIGKRSAKVISFSDLAGHERYLRTTVFGMLSSSPNYCLLMVAANNGLIGMSREHLGIALALNVPVMVIVTKIDICPPQILQETLTQLAKILKSPGARKIPIFVKDMEETINTATQFVSQRICPIFQVSNVTGENLDLVRTFLNILPHRGHYDTEGPFEFIINDTFSVPHVGTVVSGVAKSGVIHAGDTVQVGPDSLGQFTTTTIKSIERKRIAVSACFAGQSCSFALKRVRRKEVRKGMVVLKKMDQPPKVHREFVAEVLILSHATTIKPKYQAMLHVGAVSQTCSVIDIDRPFIRTGDRATVAFRFIQRPEFLAPGDRVLFREGKTKGLGIVKSIGYDPKHPLNPTKTTKNGETEEAVVGLM; encoded by the exons atggccgacaccGAGGATGCAGGTACCGCATCTGTCTCGGAGCCTCTGGACCTCGTGCGCCTGTCCCTTGATGAGACCGTTTTTGTGAAGCTGCGCGGTGACCGCGAGCTCAAGGGTCGTCTTCAT GCATACGATTCCCACTGCAATCTAGTCCTAGGCGACGTCGAGGAGACCATCTacgtggtggaggaggacgagaacgaggaagagaccACCCGG ACGAtcaagaagcaggaggaGATGCTATTTGTGCGAG CGCAGGCTCTCAGCGAGTTCGCCGAGTACgccgagaagcagcaggCCCAGCGCGTGGGGCAGGTACCCCGCGATAGTGGTTACTCGACTGCCACGGCGGAGGACCATGCCGAGCTGGATatcctggaccagcttgAACTGTCAGACGCGCCTCGAACCGTCAAGCTAAAGGAGCAGTTGCTCGGTACAAATGAGAACGCGGAAGAAAGCCTGCAGGTATTAGCGGGCATCCTACACAATCGCATCGACGAGGGACAAGGAGAGACCATCTTCGACCTCGGACTAGAGGATGGCGGGGACTCGATGAGCTTGCACCTGGCTCAATGGGAGACGGCGCTGCGTCGTCTGcgcgaggccgccgagaccaTCCCTGCCTACTGCCGGGTCCTTCTCACTTACAATGTGGGCGGCTCGGAGGAGTCGCGGGTGCCCCATGAGCGCATCAAGGGCGCCTGGGGCAAGGTGCTGATCCGGCAGCATGCGGAAAATGTCgaggagatgggcgagaTCCGGATTGCGGTGGTAGGCAACGTGGATGCCGGCAAGAGTACCATGCTCGGGGTTCTGGTGAAAGGAAACCTCGACGATGGCCGTGGCAAGGCGCGCGTCAATCTCTTTCGTCACAAACATGAGATGGAAAGCGGGCGGACCAGTTCCGTCGGCCTGGAGATCATGGGATTCGACAGTCGCGGCGAGATCGTGAGCAGCGCCCAGGGACGCAAGCTGTCCTGGGAAGATATCGGGAAGCGGTCCGCCAAGgtcatctccttctctgATCTGGCGGGCCATGAGCGCTACCTTCGCACCACTGTCTTCGGGATGCTGAGTAGCAGCCCAAACTACTGCCTGCTGATGGTGGCCGCCAACAATGGTTTGATCGGCATGAGCCGAGAACACTTGGGCATTGCCTTGGCCTTGAACGTGCCCGTCATGGTCATTGTGACCAAGATTGACATCTGTCCGCCCCAGATTCTGCAGGAGACCCTGACCCAGTTAGCGAAGATCCTCAAGTCTCCCGGTGCGCGCAAGATCCCCATCTTCGTCAAGGATATGGAGGAGaccatcaacaccgccaCACAGTTTGTGAGCCAGCGGATATGCCCCATCTTCCAAGTATCCAACGTCACCGGTGAGAATCTGGACCTGGTGCGAACGTTCCTGAACATCCTCCCTCACCGCGGCCACTACGACACAGAGGGCCCGTTCGAGTTCATCATTAACGACACTTTCTCCGTCCCGCACGTCGGCACGGTGGTCTCGGGCGTGGCCAAGTCCGGGGTGATTCACGCCGGCGACACCGTCCAGGTCGGACCCGACTCTCTAGGCCAGTTCACAACCACGACGATCAAGTCGATTGAGCGCAAGCGAATAGCGGTCAGCGCGTGCTTTGCGGGCCAGTCCTGCTCGTTTGCCTTGAAGCGTGTCCGTCGCAAGGAAGTGCGCAAGGGcatggtggtgttgaagaagatggacCAGCCCCCGAAGGTGCACCGCGAATTTGTTGCAGAAG TCTTGATTCTCTCTCacgccaccaccatcaaACCCAAGTACCAGGCCATGCTGCACGTCGGCGCCGTCAGTCAGACCTGCTCGGTCATTGACATTGACCGCCCATTCATCCGCACCGGTGACCGTGCCACCGTCGCATTCCGCTTCATCCAACGCCCGGAGTTCCTGGCGCCGGGCGACCGAGTGCTGTTCCGGGAAGGCAAGACCAAGGGCCTCGGTATTGTCAAGAGCATCGGCTATGACCCTAAACACCCGTTGAACCCCACGAAGACTACGAAGAACGGGGAGACCGAAGAGGCCGTCGTGGGCCTAATGTGA